A region of the Meleagris gallopavo isolate NT-WF06-2002-E0010 breed Aviagen turkey brand Nicholas breeding stock unplaced genomic scaffold, Turkey_5.1 ChrUn_random_7180001957527, whole genome shotgun sequence genome:
TGGGAAGCGGGATGGGCGAGGACAGAGCAGCCCTTCCCCGGCGTGGGCCCGGcgaggtgctgctggagcagcacaaaACAAGCAGCTGCCTGTGAGCTGGAGGTGGGGGGAAGGAACCGCTTACCGGGAGATGGCAAAGAGCCCCGTGAAGAGGGGGATGAGCttgagcagctcctgctggaggTATGTGGCCAGCACGGCCATGTTGAAGAAGTAGAGGATGAAGAGGTGGACGGACTGGGAGACGTAGGTCCGATGGATCTCCACCTCCCGCTGCAGCTTTCCAAAGGGCTCCAGTGCTGAGGAGCAGAGGCGTGAGATGCCGCTGACGATCATCCCTGGGGGGGAAGAGAGGTGTGCTGGTGAGACACAGCAGGGGGGGAGGAGGGCGGCTGCAAAGAGCTCAGCCCCGGCTCTGCCAGCCACCCCCCGGGGTGACCCCCACCCCGCAGCTCTCGGGCCCAGCAGCTCACCCAGGACGATGGGGACGGTGGCGAAGGCAGCGCAGCGCAGCGTGTAGACCAGCCGTGTGCTGATGGTGGGCAGGAGCGGCGCGTCAAAGGGCAGGAAGACGTAGGCGCCATAAATGAGGCAGGGGCAGAGGAACAGAGCCCCCACCACCGAGGCCACAGCCTTGAGGGTGGCGGTGCTGCAGACCCTGGCACAGGGGCACGGCGGCCCCTCGGCTGGCAGCTTGGCCGCTTGCCCCTCAAAGACCAGCGGGCCCCGGTAACGCGAGGGGCTGGCGGGGAGGAGGGCCTGCTTTGGGAGGATGCTTTTGGGTCCGTCCCTGGGGGGAACACAGCCCCCTCTGCCCTCCTCCCGGGGCTGCGGGtgggctgctgcttcttctgctccCCGGGTGTCTGCTCGATGCAGTGGAGGTCAATGGGCACAAAGACGTGTGCTGCCATCACGGGAAGCCTGGGATCTTCCTCCCCATCAGCCTCAGGGGGGGGGCAGGCAGGAGTTCCCTCTTCAGGGTCATCACGGGCCCCCTCGGGGCTCGAGCGCCTTTTGGTCTCTGTGGCTTCCGGCTGCCCCCGTGCGCCGTGCTGGCGCTGGTCCCACAGCAGAGTGGCATCGGGATCCCCATGGTGATCATCTGGGGCCGGAGGATCCTCGTCGGGGAGG
Encoded here:
- the TMEM79 gene encoding LOW QUALITY PROTEIN: transmembrane protein 79 (The sequence of the model RefSeq protein was modified relative to this genomic sequence to represent the inferred CDS: inserted 1 base in 1 codon); this encodes MAAADPTLPLEEVALLELGKAALPDEDPPAPDDHHGDPDATLLWDQRQHGARGQPEATETKRRSSPEGARDDPEEGTPACPPPEADGEEDPRLPVMAAHVFVPIDLHCIEQTPGEQKKQQPXPQPREEGRGGCVPPRDGPKSILPKQALLPASPSRYRGPLVFEGQAAKLPAEGPPCPCARVCSTATLKAVASVVGALFLCPCLIYGAYVFLPFDAPLLPTISTRLVYTLRCAAFATVPIVLGMIVSGISRLCSSALEPFGKLQREVEIHRTYVSQSVHLFILYFFNMAVLATYLQQELLKLIPLFTGLFAISR